The Henckelia pumila isolate YLH828 chromosome 2, ASM3356847v2, whole genome shotgun sequence genome includes a window with the following:
- the LOC140884587 gene encoding ABC transporter C family member 13 isoform X1, producing the protein MELVKYLCPDSPYVWNKNGISECFNNLVLGFGANVATTLMVAGLGIANKQQKDRRRIHLSARILLYILAAFGACVTTFDMVVLVKTRTQSTPYHEWLFRCSRFSVWVIILLVSRCGSWLDVLSNGMLCFWWMAKLAFLIPQLQIVLSSPGVVKWTMEICGAVTDIFFGILINIIRVKARTHESSLIVEPLLPYQRAIEEDTFRDLGILRKVWHFMTFKSVNPVMQHGANRQLDFEDLLKLPVDMDPSFCHNTILRFWEAQLKSNFSHPSLFKTICSAYGWPYICIGLVKVLNDCIGFAGPLLLNKLIRFLQQGSKNVDGYVLAISLGLVSVLKSFLDTQYSFHLSQLRLKLRSSIMTLIYRKCLCVSLAERSKFSEGEIQTFMSVDADRIVNLCNSVHDMWSLPLQIGIALYLLYKQVNFAFLSGLAITILLIPVNKWIANLIANATKNMMEEKDERIRKTAELLTYIRTLKMCGWELLFAGWLMKTRSSEVRYLSTRKYLDAWCVFFWATTPTLFSLFTFGLYTLMGHKLDAATVFTCLALFNNLISPLNSFPWVINGLIDAAISTRRLRRYLSCYEGEDRVETTFDCDKHFNGKETAVAAHDASCTWSSNNEKEFDLVLEHVNLFVPKGSMVAVIGEVGSGKSSLLNMILREARLVNGSVHLSGTKAYVPQVPWMMSGTIRENILLGKDYDGKRYLEILRACALDLDVSLMLGGDSACVGEKGVNLSGGQKARLALARALYHEPDVYLLDDVLSAVDAHVAFSILQNAFLSHLMNQKTRILCTHNIQAIHVADIVVVMDKGHMKCVGNPADSYVASYVSLISLNDYDTFPKIGNKGKKWNSLTESIENTQEVECANTSIEVQDIIEVETRKEGRVELKVYQTYAAFSGWFIAIITCLSAILMQASRNGNDLWLSFWVDTTGSGQREYSTTFYLVILSVFCLINSSLTLVRAFLFAFGGLRAAIRVHDQLLRKLVDAPISFFDQNPSGRILNRLSSDLYTIDDSLPFILNILLANFVGLLGIAIVLSFVQVMFLLLLLPFWFVYRKLQFYYRSTSRELRRLDSVSRSPIYTSFTETLDGSSTIRALKSVDFFLFRFLQHVQLYQQTSYTEVVASLWLSLRLQLVAAIIVSFVAVMAIIGTHGYLPVSLGTPGLVGLALSYASPIVSLLGSFLTSFTETEKEMVSIERVLQYMDIPQEELSGRGHSLDPTWPSQGEIEFRNVILRYMPSLPPALSDVSFIISGGTSVGIVGRTGAGKSSILNVLFRLNPICGGCILLDGIDIVGIPVRDLRSKLAIVPQSSFLFEGSLRVNLDPFQTSSDEKIWEILEKCCLKDEIEAAGGLDIQVKESGTTFSVGQQQLLCLARSLLKPSKVLCLDECTANVDTQTASKLQKAIASECKSRTIVTIAHRISTVVTMDHILVFDQGLLVEQGNPQVLLLDESSRFSSFARASAM; encoded by the exons ATGGAGTTGGTGAAATACTTGTGCCCTGATTCTCCATAT GTGTGGAATAAAAATGGGATTTCTGAGTGTTTTAACAACTT AGTGTTAGGTTTTGGAGCAAATGTGGCTACTACTCTTATGGTTGCTGGGCTTGGAATTGCTAATAAACAGCAAAAAGATAGGAGAAGG ATACATCTTTCAGCAAGAATTTTACTGTACATTCTAGCTGCTTTTGGAGCATGTGTTACAACTTTTGACATGGTTGTGCTTGTGAAGACGCGCACCCAATCCACTCCATACCATGAATGGCTATTTAGATGCTCACGATTCTCAGTCTGG GTGATCATTCTACTTGTATCAAGGTGTGGAAGTTGGTTGGATGTCTTATCCAATGGAATGTTGTGTTTTTGGTGGATGGCAAAACTTGCTTTCTTGATCCCTCAACTGCAAATTGTTCTTTCTTCACCTGGG GTTGTGAAATGGACCATGGAAATCTGTGGGGCTGTCACAGACATcttttttgggattttgataAACATAATCAGAGTGAAAGCCAGAACTCATGAAAGCAG TTTAATCGTGGAACCTCTCCTTCCTTACCAAAGGGCAATTGAAGAAGATACTTTCAGGGACTTG GGAATCCTTCGTAAAGTTTGGCATTTCATGACATTCAAATCGGTTAATCCAGTAATGCAACATGGTGCAAATAGGCAGCTTGATTTTGAAGATTTACTGAAGCTACCAGTTGATATGGATCCATCGTTTTGCCATAATACGATACTGAGATTTTGGGAAGCTCAACTGAAAAGCAACTTTAGTCACCCCTCTTTGTTCAAGACAATTTGCTCGGCTTATGGATGGCCCTACATTTGCATAGGTCTGGTAAAG GTGCTTAATGACTGCATTGGCTTTGCTGGACCACTACTTCTCAATAAGCTAATCCGATTCCTTCAACAAG GTTCCAAAAATGTTGATGGTTATGTCCTTGCAATATCATTGGGCTTAGTATCTGTTTTAAA ATCATTCCTTGACACACAATATTCTTTTCATCTTTCACAACTGAGGCTGAAGTTAAGATCTAGCATTATGACTCTCATTTATCGGAAG TGTCTTTGTGTTAGCTTAGCAGAGAGATCAAAATTTTCTGAAGGAGAAATTCAAACATTTATGTCTGTTGATGCTGACAGAATTGTAAACCTGTGCAACAGTGTGCATGATATGTGGAG CTTGCCTTTGCAAATTGGGATTGCTCTCTATCTTTTATATAAACAAGTCAACTTTGCCTTCTTGTCCGGGCTAGCGATTACTATTTTGCTAATTCCAG TTAACAAGTGGATTGCTAATTTGATTGCGAATGCCACCAAAAATATGATGGAGGAAAAGGATGAAAG GATCCGAAAAACAGCTGAACTATTAACTTACATCCGCACTTTAAAAATGTGTGGTTGGGAACTTCTTTTTGCTGGCTGGTTAATGAAGACAAGGTCCtccgaagttcgatatctatcG ACAAGAAAATATTTGGATGCCTGGTGTGTGTTCTTTTGGGCAACAACTCCGACCCTATTTTCTCTTTTCACATTTGGACTATATACTCTAATGGGCCACAAGCTTGATGCTGCGACG GTTTTCACTTGCCTTGCTCTATTTAACAATCTGATCTCTCCTCTGAACTCATTCCCATGGGTCATCAATGGGTTGATTGAT GCAGCTATATCAACTAGGCGATTGAGAAGGTACCTCTCTTGTTATGAAGGTGAGGATAGGGTTGAAACTACCTTCGACTGTGATAAGCATTTTAATGGTAAAGAAACTGCTGTTGCTGCCCATGACGCATCTTGTACATGGTCAAGCAACAACGAAAAGGAATTTGACTTGGTCTTGGAGCATGTTAATCTTTTTGTGCCCAAGGGTTCTATGGTAGCAGTGATTGGAGAG GTTGGATCAGGTAAATCGTCCCTTTTAAATATGATTCTACGTGAAGCGAGACTCGTCAATGGATCAGTACATTTGAGTGGAACAAAAGCATATGTACCACAG GTTCCCTGGATGATGTCTGGAACTATCCGTGAAAATATTTTGCTAGGGAAGGACTACGATGGGAAAAG ATATTTGGAAATATTAAGGGCATGTGCTTTGGATCTTGATGTTTCACTAATGTTAGGAGGTGATAGTGCTTGTGTTGGTGAGAAAGGAGTCAATTTATCTGGGGGACAGAAAGCTCGTCTTGCGCTTGCCAG AGCTCTTTACCATGAACCCGATGTATACCTGCTCGATGATGTTTTGAGTGCTGTGGATGCGCATGTAGCATTCTCAATTTTACAAAATGCATTTCTTAGCCATCTTATGAACCAGAAGACTCGCATTCTTTGTACTCATAACATCCAG GCAATACACGTGGCCGACATTGTTGTTGTGATGGATAAAGGACATATGAAGTGTGTGGGAAATCCAGCCGACTCATATGTTGCTTCCTATGTTTCATTAATATCATTAAATGATTACGACACATTTCCCAAAATAGGAAATAAAGGGAAAAAATGGAATAGTTTGACTGAATCCATTGAGAATACTCAAGAAGTTGAGTGCGCCAACACTTCAATtgaagttcaagacatcattgAAGTTGAAACAAGGAAGGAGGGAAGAGTAGAATTAAAAGTTTATCA AACTTATGCTGCATTCTCTGGTTGGTTCATTGCTATTATCACATGCCTCTCAGCAATCTTAATGCAAGCTTCTCGTAATGGCAATGATCTGTGGCTGTCATTTTGGGTCGACACTACAGGAAGCGGCCAAAGAGAGTATTCCACCACCTTTTATCTG GTCATACTCAGTGTATTCTGTTTGATTAATTCGTCTTTGACATTAGTGAGAGCATTTTTGTTCGCATTTGGTGGTTTACGGGCTGCTATTAGAGTACATGATCAGTTGCTGCGTAAACTTGTCGATGCACCAATCAGTTTCTTCGATCAGAACCCAAGTGGAAGAATATTAAACAG ATTGTCTTCAGATCTTTATACCATTGATGATTCCCTTCCATTTATTCTCAACATTCTTTTGGCTAATTTTGTGGGCCTATTGGGAATTGCTATAGTGTTGTCATTTGTCCAG GTCATGTTTTTGCTTCTGTTATTGCCCTTTTGGTTCGTGTACAGAAAATTGCAG TTCTACTACAGATCAACCTCGCGGGAATTGAGAAGACTGGACAGTGTTTCTCGTTCGCCTATTTATACTTCATTTACCGAAACATTAGATGGTTCCTCAACAATTAGAGCTTTAAAATCTGTG GATTTTTTCTTGTTCAGATTCTTACAGCATGTGCAGTTATATCAGCAGACTTCGTACACAGAGGTAGTCGCAAGTTTGTGGCTCTCTCTTCGTCTTCAG TTGGTGGCCGCTATTATTGTCTCATTTGTTGCTGTGATGGCTATAATTGGAACTCATGGATATCTCCCTGTCAGTTTGGGTACTCCAGGACtg GTTGGGCTGGCTCTTTCTTATGCTTCCCCTATAGTATCATTGTTGGGAAGTTTTTTGACAAGCTTCACTGAGACAGAGAAGGAGATGGTTTCAATTGAGAGAGTTCTTCAG TACATGGACATCCCTCAAGAAGAATTGAGTGGAAGAGGCCATTCATTAGATCCTACTTGGCCGTCTCAAGGGGAGATAGAGTTTCGAAATGTGATCCTCAGATACATGCCGTCCTTGCCCCCTGCATTATCTGATGTTTCTTTTATCATCTCTGGAGGAACATCG GTGGGAATTGTGGGAAGGACAGGCGCCGGAAAATCAAGCATCTTGAATGTTTTATTCCGTCTCAACCCTATTTGTGGTGGATGCATTCTTTTGGATGGCATAGATATCGTCGGTATCCCAGTTAGAGATCTTCGGTCTAAATTAGCTATCGTTCCCCAGAGTTCCTTTCTGTTTGAAGGGTCCTTGAG GGTCAACCTCGATCCGTTCCAGACCAGCAGCGATGAGAAGATATGGGAAATACTTGAAAAATGCTGTCTGAAAGATGAAATTGAAGCAGCAGGAGGACTAGACATTCAGGTAAAAGAGTCGGGAACAACGTTCTCTGTTGGCCAACAACAGCTTCTTTGCCTTGCACGTAGTCTTCTCAAGCCTTCTAAG GTACTCTGCTTGGATGAGTGCACGGCAAATGTGGATACTCAAACGGCTTCTAAGCTGCAAAAGGCTATCGCAAGTGAATGTAAAAGCAGGACCATTGTAACGATTGCTCATCGCATTTCCACTGTTGTGACCATGGACCACATCCTCGTCTTCGATCAAGGATTACTG GTCGAACAGGGAAATCCGCAGGTACTTCTTCTGGATGAATCATCTAGATTCTCCAGCTTTGCCAGAGCATCAGCCatgtaa
- the LOC140884587 gene encoding ABC transporter C family member 13 isoform X2 translates to MVAGLGIANKQQKDRRRIHLSARILLYILAAFGACVTTFDMVVLVKTRTQSTPYHEWLFRCSRFSVWVIILLVSRCGSWLDVLSNGMLCFWWMAKLAFLIPQLQIVLSSPGVVKWTMEICGAVTDIFFGILINIIRVKARTHESSLIVEPLLPYQRAIEEDTFRDLGILRKVWHFMTFKSVNPVMQHGANRQLDFEDLLKLPVDMDPSFCHNTILRFWEAQLKSNFSHPSLFKTICSAYGWPYICIGLVKVLNDCIGFAGPLLLNKLIRFLQQGSKNVDGYVLAISLGLVSVLKSFLDTQYSFHLSQLRLKLRSSIMTLIYRKCLCVSLAERSKFSEGEIQTFMSVDADRIVNLCNSVHDMWSLPLQIGIALYLLYKQVNFAFLSGLAITILLIPVNKWIANLIANATKNMMEEKDERIRKTAELLTYIRTLKMCGWELLFAGWLMKTRSSEVRYLSTRKYLDAWCVFFWATTPTLFSLFTFGLYTLMGHKLDAATVFTCLALFNNLISPLNSFPWVINGLIDAAISTRRLRRYLSCYEGEDRVETTFDCDKHFNGKETAVAAHDASCTWSSNNEKEFDLVLEHVNLFVPKGSMVAVIGEVGSGKSSLLNMILREARLVNGSVHLSGTKAYVPQVPWMMSGTIRENILLGKDYDGKRYLEILRACALDLDVSLMLGGDSACVGEKGVNLSGGQKARLALARALYHEPDVYLLDDVLSAVDAHVAFSILQNAFLSHLMNQKTRILCTHNIQAIHVADIVVVMDKGHMKCVGNPADSYVASYVSLISLNDYDTFPKIGNKGKKWNSLTESIENTQEVECANTSIEVQDIIEVETRKEGRVELKVYQTYAAFSGWFIAIITCLSAILMQASRNGNDLWLSFWVDTTGSGQREYSTTFYLVILSVFCLINSSLTLVRAFLFAFGGLRAAIRVHDQLLRKLVDAPISFFDQNPSGRILNRLSSDLYTIDDSLPFILNILLANFVGLLGIAIVLSFVQVMFLLLLLPFWFVYRKLQFYYRSTSRELRRLDSVSRSPIYTSFTETLDGSSTIRALKSVDFFLFRFLQHVQLYQQTSYTEVVASLWLSLRLQLVAAIIVSFVAVMAIIGTHGYLPVSLGTPGLVGLALSYASPIVSLLGSFLTSFTETEKEMVSIERVLQYMDIPQEELSGRGHSLDPTWPSQGEIEFRNVILRYMPSLPPALSDVSFIISGGTSVGIVGRTGAGKSSILNVLFRLNPICGGCILLDGIDIVGIPVRDLRSKLAIVPQSSFLFEGSLRVNLDPFQTSSDEKIWEILEKCCLKDEIEAAGGLDIQVKESGTTFSVGQQQLLCLARSLLKPSKVLCLDECTANVDTQTASKLQKAIASECKSRTIVTIAHRISTVVTMDHILVFDQGLLVEQGNPQVLLLDESSRFSSFARASAM, encoded by the exons ATGGTTGCTGGGCTTGGAATTGCTAATAAACAGCAAAAAGATAGGAGAAGG ATACATCTTTCAGCAAGAATTTTACTGTACATTCTAGCTGCTTTTGGAGCATGTGTTACAACTTTTGACATGGTTGTGCTTGTGAAGACGCGCACCCAATCCACTCCATACCATGAATGGCTATTTAGATGCTCACGATTCTCAGTCTGG GTGATCATTCTACTTGTATCAAGGTGTGGAAGTTGGTTGGATGTCTTATCCAATGGAATGTTGTGTTTTTGGTGGATGGCAAAACTTGCTTTCTTGATCCCTCAACTGCAAATTGTTCTTTCTTCACCTGGG GTTGTGAAATGGACCATGGAAATCTGTGGGGCTGTCACAGACATcttttttgggattttgataAACATAATCAGAGTGAAAGCCAGAACTCATGAAAGCAG TTTAATCGTGGAACCTCTCCTTCCTTACCAAAGGGCAATTGAAGAAGATACTTTCAGGGACTTG GGAATCCTTCGTAAAGTTTGGCATTTCATGACATTCAAATCGGTTAATCCAGTAATGCAACATGGTGCAAATAGGCAGCTTGATTTTGAAGATTTACTGAAGCTACCAGTTGATATGGATCCATCGTTTTGCCATAATACGATACTGAGATTTTGGGAAGCTCAACTGAAAAGCAACTTTAGTCACCCCTCTTTGTTCAAGACAATTTGCTCGGCTTATGGATGGCCCTACATTTGCATAGGTCTGGTAAAG GTGCTTAATGACTGCATTGGCTTTGCTGGACCACTACTTCTCAATAAGCTAATCCGATTCCTTCAACAAG GTTCCAAAAATGTTGATGGTTATGTCCTTGCAATATCATTGGGCTTAGTATCTGTTTTAAA ATCATTCCTTGACACACAATATTCTTTTCATCTTTCACAACTGAGGCTGAAGTTAAGATCTAGCATTATGACTCTCATTTATCGGAAG TGTCTTTGTGTTAGCTTAGCAGAGAGATCAAAATTTTCTGAAGGAGAAATTCAAACATTTATGTCTGTTGATGCTGACAGAATTGTAAACCTGTGCAACAGTGTGCATGATATGTGGAG CTTGCCTTTGCAAATTGGGATTGCTCTCTATCTTTTATATAAACAAGTCAACTTTGCCTTCTTGTCCGGGCTAGCGATTACTATTTTGCTAATTCCAG TTAACAAGTGGATTGCTAATTTGATTGCGAATGCCACCAAAAATATGATGGAGGAAAAGGATGAAAG GATCCGAAAAACAGCTGAACTATTAACTTACATCCGCACTTTAAAAATGTGTGGTTGGGAACTTCTTTTTGCTGGCTGGTTAATGAAGACAAGGTCCtccgaagttcgatatctatcG ACAAGAAAATATTTGGATGCCTGGTGTGTGTTCTTTTGGGCAACAACTCCGACCCTATTTTCTCTTTTCACATTTGGACTATATACTCTAATGGGCCACAAGCTTGATGCTGCGACG GTTTTCACTTGCCTTGCTCTATTTAACAATCTGATCTCTCCTCTGAACTCATTCCCATGGGTCATCAATGGGTTGATTGAT GCAGCTATATCAACTAGGCGATTGAGAAGGTACCTCTCTTGTTATGAAGGTGAGGATAGGGTTGAAACTACCTTCGACTGTGATAAGCATTTTAATGGTAAAGAAACTGCTGTTGCTGCCCATGACGCATCTTGTACATGGTCAAGCAACAACGAAAAGGAATTTGACTTGGTCTTGGAGCATGTTAATCTTTTTGTGCCCAAGGGTTCTATGGTAGCAGTGATTGGAGAG GTTGGATCAGGTAAATCGTCCCTTTTAAATATGATTCTACGTGAAGCGAGACTCGTCAATGGATCAGTACATTTGAGTGGAACAAAAGCATATGTACCACAG GTTCCCTGGATGATGTCTGGAACTATCCGTGAAAATATTTTGCTAGGGAAGGACTACGATGGGAAAAG ATATTTGGAAATATTAAGGGCATGTGCTTTGGATCTTGATGTTTCACTAATGTTAGGAGGTGATAGTGCTTGTGTTGGTGAGAAAGGAGTCAATTTATCTGGGGGACAGAAAGCTCGTCTTGCGCTTGCCAG AGCTCTTTACCATGAACCCGATGTATACCTGCTCGATGATGTTTTGAGTGCTGTGGATGCGCATGTAGCATTCTCAATTTTACAAAATGCATTTCTTAGCCATCTTATGAACCAGAAGACTCGCATTCTTTGTACTCATAACATCCAG GCAATACACGTGGCCGACATTGTTGTTGTGATGGATAAAGGACATATGAAGTGTGTGGGAAATCCAGCCGACTCATATGTTGCTTCCTATGTTTCATTAATATCATTAAATGATTACGACACATTTCCCAAAATAGGAAATAAAGGGAAAAAATGGAATAGTTTGACTGAATCCATTGAGAATACTCAAGAAGTTGAGTGCGCCAACACTTCAATtgaagttcaagacatcattgAAGTTGAAACAAGGAAGGAGGGAAGAGTAGAATTAAAAGTTTATCA AACTTATGCTGCATTCTCTGGTTGGTTCATTGCTATTATCACATGCCTCTCAGCAATCTTAATGCAAGCTTCTCGTAATGGCAATGATCTGTGGCTGTCATTTTGGGTCGACACTACAGGAAGCGGCCAAAGAGAGTATTCCACCACCTTTTATCTG GTCATACTCAGTGTATTCTGTTTGATTAATTCGTCTTTGACATTAGTGAGAGCATTTTTGTTCGCATTTGGTGGTTTACGGGCTGCTATTAGAGTACATGATCAGTTGCTGCGTAAACTTGTCGATGCACCAATCAGTTTCTTCGATCAGAACCCAAGTGGAAGAATATTAAACAG ATTGTCTTCAGATCTTTATACCATTGATGATTCCCTTCCATTTATTCTCAACATTCTTTTGGCTAATTTTGTGGGCCTATTGGGAATTGCTATAGTGTTGTCATTTGTCCAG GTCATGTTTTTGCTTCTGTTATTGCCCTTTTGGTTCGTGTACAGAAAATTGCAG TTCTACTACAGATCAACCTCGCGGGAATTGAGAAGACTGGACAGTGTTTCTCGTTCGCCTATTTATACTTCATTTACCGAAACATTAGATGGTTCCTCAACAATTAGAGCTTTAAAATCTGTG GATTTTTTCTTGTTCAGATTCTTACAGCATGTGCAGTTATATCAGCAGACTTCGTACACAGAGGTAGTCGCAAGTTTGTGGCTCTCTCTTCGTCTTCAG TTGGTGGCCGCTATTATTGTCTCATTTGTTGCTGTGATGGCTATAATTGGAACTCATGGATATCTCCCTGTCAGTTTGGGTACTCCAGGACtg GTTGGGCTGGCTCTTTCTTATGCTTCCCCTATAGTATCATTGTTGGGAAGTTTTTTGACAAGCTTCACTGAGACAGAGAAGGAGATGGTTTCAATTGAGAGAGTTCTTCAG TACATGGACATCCCTCAAGAAGAATTGAGTGGAAGAGGCCATTCATTAGATCCTACTTGGCCGTCTCAAGGGGAGATAGAGTTTCGAAATGTGATCCTCAGATACATGCCGTCCTTGCCCCCTGCATTATCTGATGTTTCTTTTATCATCTCTGGAGGAACATCG GTGGGAATTGTGGGAAGGACAGGCGCCGGAAAATCAAGCATCTTGAATGTTTTATTCCGTCTCAACCCTATTTGTGGTGGATGCATTCTTTTGGATGGCATAGATATCGTCGGTATCCCAGTTAGAGATCTTCGGTCTAAATTAGCTATCGTTCCCCAGAGTTCCTTTCTGTTTGAAGGGTCCTTGAG GGTCAACCTCGATCCGTTCCAGACCAGCAGCGATGAGAAGATATGGGAAATACTTGAAAAATGCTGTCTGAAAGATGAAATTGAAGCAGCAGGAGGACTAGACATTCAGGTAAAAGAGTCGGGAACAACGTTCTCTGTTGGCCAACAACAGCTTCTTTGCCTTGCACGTAGTCTTCTCAAGCCTTCTAAG GTACTCTGCTTGGATGAGTGCACGGCAAATGTGGATACTCAAACGGCTTCTAAGCTGCAAAAGGCTATCGCAAGTGAATGTAAAAGCAGGACCATTGTAACGATTGCTCATCGCATTTCCACTGTTGTGACCATGGACCACATCCTCGTCTTCGATCAAGGATTACTG GTCGAACAGGGAAATCCGCAGGTACTTCTTCTGGATGAATCATCTAGATTCTCCAGCTTTGCCAGAGCATCAGCCatgtaa